GGTGCGCTCGCGGACCAGCCGCTGGAACTCCTCGATCCTGGAGACGTTCTGACCGTCAACGGTCACCACGACGTCGCCGGCCACGAGTCCTGCCGTCTGCGCCGGTGAGTCCGCCGCCACCTCGGCGATCTCGACAGCCACCGGGGTCGGCCAGCCGGTCATGAACGCCAGGGCGAACACGACGACGGCCAGCAGAAAATTCATGATCGAGCCGGCCGCCAAGACGATGCAGCGGGTCAGCTTGCTCTTGCTGGCGAAGCTGCCCTCGGAGGTCGGATCCTCTTCCCCGAGCATCTTCACGAACGCGCCGAATGGGATCCAGTTGAGCGAGTAGATGACGCCCTTGTACTCATAGCCCCAGATGCGCGGCGGCAGCCCGAACCCGAACTCCTGCACGACGATACCGGCCCGCCGCGCGGTGATGAAATGCCCGAGCTCGTGGACGAGCATCAGCAAGCTGAGAATCGGAATGATCGCTACCCACTGAAGATCCATGCGATGCGTCACCTGACCAGACGGCGAGTGAGAAGATCGGCGGACAGCCGCATCATGACGTGCCGGCTGCCCACCAGGAAGCACTATAGCACGGGGTTTCGCGGCCCTCAGACACTTTCTCCGATAACGAGTGGAGCGGCCAGATCGTGCCGGTTGCGGGGCGCGGCGGCCCGTCCGATCCTGGACCCCGGCTCACGCCGGCTGGAGCGCGACGCGGCGGCCAGCGTCGCGCGCCCAGGCGTCGGCGGCGCAGACTTCCTCCAGGCTGGGCGTGCGGATCGGCACATGCCGCTGCATCACCTCTTCGACGATGCACGGAATGCGGTCGAAGCGGAGTCCGCCGCCCAGGAACAGCTCGACCGCCACCTCGTTCGCAGCGTTCATGACGGTCGGGTAGCTGTCCCCGAGCCGCCCGGCCTCGATGGCCAGGTACAGACACCTGAAGCGATCCTGCGCCACGTCGCCGAACGACAGCGAGCCGAGCTGCACGAGATCGAGCGGCGTGTATGGGGCCGGCAAGCGGTCGGGGTAGGTCAGCGCAAACTGGATCGGCAGCCGCATGTCCGGCAACGACATCTGCGCCTTCATACTGCCGTCCACCAGCTCGATGAGCGAGTGGATGATGCTCTCACGGTGCATGACGACGTGGACGTCATCTACCTGCATGTCGAACAGCCAGCACGCTTCGAGCACCTCAAGGCCCTTGTTCATCATGGTGGCCGAGTCGACGGTGATCTTCGGCCCCATCGACCAGTTCGGGTGCTTGAGCGCCTGGGCCGGCGTGACGTTCGGCAGGTCGGCCAGGGGCAAGTCGCGGAACGCACCCCCGGAGGCGGTCAGGATCAGCCGCTGAACTCGCTTTCGGGTCTCGCCCAGCATGCACTGCCAGATGGCGCTGTGCTCGGAGTCGACGGGGATCAGCGGCGCGTTGTGCTCGCGGGCCAGCAGCGTCACGAGATGGCCGGCCATGATGAGCACTTCTTTGTTGGCCAGTGCGACCGGGCGTCCCAGTTTCAGGGCGGCAACCGTCGGCGCGAGACCGGCCGTCCCGCTGGTGGCGACGACGACGAGATCCACGTCCGGGGCTGTCGCCAGCTCGACCAGGGACTGGTCTCCCAGGCAGAGGCGCGTGCCATCCGGCGTCCAGGTGTCATCGGCGGCGGCTACGCCGGCCGTGAGCGCGGCGAGCTTCGGGCGGAAGGCGGCGACCTGCTCGCGGAAGAGCGGCGCGTCGCTGCGTGCGCCCAGCGCGACGACCTCGAACTGCTCTGGGTGCCACGCGACGACGTCGAGCGTCTGTCGGCCGATCGATCCGGTCGATCCGAGGATGACGATCCGCTTCCGTTCGCTCATGAGGTTGTCACCACATAGAAGTATGCCCCAACCACCGCCAGCAAGACGCTGTCGATGCGGTCGAGGACGCCGCCATGTCCAGGAATGAGGCCGCTGGAATCCTTCGCACCGCACTGCCGCTTGATGAACGACTCCATCAGGTCGCCGACGATGGCGCAGACGCCGATGACCAGGCCGAGGCCGGCCAGCCGGACCGGTCCGACGACGGCCGGGCCGCCGAGGCCAAACGTTGCGAGCGCCCCGCCCAGCATCGGACCGAGCGCCATGATACCCAGGACCGCGCCGACCAGACCGCCGACAGCGCCCTCGACCGACTTGCCCGGGCTGATGCGGGGCGCCAGCCGGGCCTTGCCCCAGCGCCGCCCCACGAAGAAGGCGGCGATGTCGCAGATCCAGGTGCCGATCAGCGCCGTCAGCATCCAGAACAGCCCGTCCGGCAGATTCCGGAGCTGGATGAAGTAGTGCATGGTGCCACCGACGTAGATCGCCGGCGCGAGCGTCAACGCCCAGTCCACCAGCGCCCCCGAGGAGTCCGGTCGCAGCATCATCTGGTACAAGCCGATCAGCACGCCGACCACCAGGATGGCCGGCATGATCGCGGCGTCGTGGGCCAGCGCGTCGAGCACCAGGGCCATCGTCAGGCCGATGCCCAGCGGCATCAGCGGGCGGTAGCCAGCGCCGCGCAGCATCGAGAACATCTCGAAGATGGCGACGGTTGCGCCGGCCGTCACGGCGACGACGAACCACCAGCCGCCTGCGATGGCGACGAACAGCAGGACCGGAACGCCGATGACGGCGCTTAGGACGCGTAAGCGGAGCACCGAACCGGGCCAGACATCATCGAGTACGGCCTCCGCACGCTGACAGCTGTGGGCGATCCTGACGGCCGGCCGTCAGTCGGTATCGAGGAGGCCCCCGCGCACCGAGGTCAGGCTGCCAAAGCGACGCTCTCGCCCGCCGAACTCGTGTACCGCGCGTTCGAGGTCTTCCTTGCCGAAGTCCGGCCAGTACAGTGGCGTTGACCAGTATTCGGCGTAGGCCGCCTGCCAGATCAGGAAGTTGCTCAGGCGCATCTCGCCAGCGGTGCGGATGATCAGGTCGGGATCGCGCATGCCGCTGGTGTACAGGTACGAGCTGAACGTCTTCTCGTCCAGGTCGTCGGGGTTCAGGCCCTCGCGCAGCATGCGGCGGGCGGCCTCGATGATCTCATCTCGCCCGCCGTAGTTGAACGCCACGTTGACGATCAGCCGCGAGTTGTCCCGGGTCAGGTCGACCGCGTAACGCACGCGCTCCTGGAGCGTCGCCGGCAGCCCCTCGAGCTTCCCCAGATGCCGCAACTGGACCCCGTTGCGGTGCAAGTCCTCAGTCTCGCGGTCGATAACGTCGGCAAGGATCTGAAAGAGGCCGTTGACCTCCTCCTGCGGCCGGCGCCAGTTCTCCGTCGAGAAGGCGTAGAGCGTCAGGATCTTGACACCAAGCTCCACGCACCCTTCGATGATCGTCCGGATGTTGTCGGTGCCGGCGCGGTGTCCGAGCAGCCGCTCCTGGCCGCGCGTGCGTGCCCAGCGGCCGTTGCCATCCATGATGATCGCGATATGGTGCGGGACGGTCGCGAGCTGCTCGGCCGGTCTGCCAAGGGTCTGGGGCTGAGTCGCCATCAAACTTCCTTGACCTCCTTCTCCTTGCGGTCGGCCGCCTCGTCGACCTGCTTGATCGAGCCATCGGTCAGCTTCTGCACGCGGTCGAGGGCGCGGCGCAGGTCGTCCTGCGACAGCTTGCCGTCCTTCTCCAGCTTCTTGAGGCCGTTGTCGGCGTCGCGGCGGACGTTGCGGACGGCGACCTTCGACTCCTCGGCGCGCTTCTTGACCTGCTTTGCCAGGTCGTTGCGCCGCTGCTCGTTGAGCTGCGGAAGCGCCAACCGAATGACCGTGCCATCGTTGTTCGGGTTCAGGCCCAGGTCGGACTTCTGGATCGCCTTCTCGATGGCGCTGATGAGGCTCTTGTCCCACGGCTGGATGACCAGCAGGCGCGGCTCGGGCACCGAGATGGTGGCGACGGACTGAATCGGCTGGGCGCTGCCCCAGGCGTCCACCTGCACCTTGTCGAGGAGCGAGGGCGTCGCCCGCCCGGTGCGAATCGCTGCGAGGTCCGCATGGAGCACTTCGAGCGTCTTCGCCATCCGTCGCTCGCAGTCCTCAATCACGGCACTACTGTCGCTCACGGCTCACCTCCACGTCACGAGATGACGGTGCCGACGTTCTCGTCGCCCAGAACGATGCGCTCCAGGTTTGATGCGTTCATCAAGTCGAACACGACGATTGGTAGGCGGTTTTCCATGCACAACGAGAGCGCGGTGGTGTCCATGACACGCAGGCCGCGCTCCAGCGCTTCCATGTGGCGCAGTCGGCTGAACCGCTGCGCCTCGGGGTTGGTGCGCGGGTCCGAATCGTAGACGCCGTCCACGCGGTTCTTGGCCATCAGGATGACATCCGCGCCGATCTCGGCGGCACGTAGGGCAGCCGTCGTGTCGGTGCTGAAGTATGGGTTCCCCGTTCCCGCCGCGAAAATGACGACGCGCCCCTTCTCCAGGTGGCGGATCGCACGGCGGCGGATGTACGGCTCGCAGACCTCAGACATGGTGATGGCGCTCTGCACGCGCGTGTGCTGCCCGTGCCGTTCGAGGCTCGCCTGCAACGCCAGGCCGTTGATGACCGTGGCGAGCATCCCCATGTAGTCGGCGGTGGCCCGCTCCATGCCACGCTCGCTGGCGACGCCGCCGCGCCAGATGTTGCCGCCGCCGATGACGACGGCAACCTGTACCCCGAGACGCACAATCTGCGCAACCTGCCGAGCCATGTAGTCCAGCACGTCATGGTCGATGGGCGAGGACGCGTCCCCCTGGACGGCCTCGCCGCTGAGCTTCAGAATGACGCGTCGGTACTGGAGTCCCGACCGCCTCGCTGGACCTGAGTCGCTGGCGTCCACCAGTGCGCTCACAGACTGCTCGTCACAGGCTCAGGCGCCAAGCTCGAAGCGCGAGAACCGCCGAATGACGATGTTCTCGCCGAGCTTGCCGATGGCCTCGTGGACGAGCTGTTGGATCGACTGGCCAGGGTCGCGGATGAACGGCTGCTTAAGTAGGGGCTGCTCGTCGGGCAGCAGATCGTCCGGGATGCCCTCCTCGGTGCCGACGTACTTGGGGTTCGTCGCAGCGATCTGCATCGCGATGTCGTGGGCCAGCTTCTTAAAGTCGTCGCTGCGCGCCACGAAGTCGGTCTCGCAGTTGACCTCGACGATGACGCCGATGCGGCCGCCGCCGTGGATGTACGACTCGACAAGCCCCTGTGAGGCCACCCGGCCCGCCTTCTTCTCGGCGATGGCCGCCCCGCGCTCGCGGAGCCACTGGCGCGCCTTGTCCATATTGCCGCCGGACTCTTCGAGCGCCCGCTTGCAGTCCATGACCGGCGCACCGGTCTCGTCCCGAAGCATCTTGATCTTGCTGGTATCTACCGCCACGTTCCACCTCTGTCCGCGCCCGTGCGGCGCGTGTCGCCCGTCGTCCGGCGCCGGTCAGGAACTCCCCTCGGTTGGGCTTCCCCCGCCCCGCCGCTCATTGCTCAGTAGGATGGTGGCCCGAAGTGTCGGGCCACTACAGATTGTGATGCTGGTCAGGCCGGCTACTCAGCCGCGTTGGTCGCCGCGGCCGGGGCTTCGGCCGGAGTCTCGGCCGTCGCGACAGCGGCCGGAGCCGGTGCCTCAGCCGCTGGCGTGGCCTCGGCGGCCGGCTCGGCAGCGGGGCTGACCTCAGCCGACTCGCCCGGCGCGAAATCATCCGGCGTGAAGACCAGGCCGCCCACGGCCTTCGCGTCCAGATCGTCGCCCTCGGCCGAATCGGCCTCAGCATCGCGCGCTCCGGAGGCGGCCTCGCGCTGCGCCACGCCTTCGAGCACCGCATCCGCGATCTTGCCCGTCAGCAGGCGAATCGCGCGGATCGCGTCGTCGTTGGCCGGGATCGGGTAGTCGATCTGGTCCGGGTTGCAGTTCGTGTCGACCATCGCGACGATCTCGATCTCGCTGCGGCGGGCTTCGGCGATGGCGATCTGCTCGCGGTGCGGATCGACGACGAAGATCGCGCCCGGGGTCCGGTACTGCTTCTTCATGCCGCCGAGCAGCCGCTCAAGCCGCTCCATCTCGTCGATGAGCTTGATCGCTTCCTTCTTGGGCAGCTTGTCGAGCTCGCCTTCCTCGCTCATCTGGTTGAGCTGTTCGAGGCGCTTGATGCGGTTGAGGATGGTCTGGAAGTTCGTCAGCATGCCGCCCATCCAGCGGCGATTGACGAACGGCATGTTGCAGCGCCGCGCCTCTTCCTCGATCGTCTCCTGGGCCTGCTTCTTGGTGCCGACGAACATCAGCGTGCCGCCGCCAGCCACGAACTCGCGCACCCAGGTCATGGCATCTTCGAGACGCCGGACCGTCTGCTGGAGGTCGATGATATGGATGCCGTTGCGCTCCGTGAAAATGAACGGGCGCATCTTCGGATCCCAGCGGCGGGTCTGATGTCCGAAATGCACGCCGGCTTCCAGCAGGGTCTTCATCTGAACGGGACTGGCCACGAGGTACTCTCCTGTACGTTTCGTCTTCCGCGCCCTTCAACCCGGCGGGAACCCCGAGGCGTGGTGACAGACCATCGACGGTCTGATGCAACAACTGCGGGGCACGTGCCGCTCGGTCCGAGCGCGTGCAGAATCGCTGCGTAGCAGCAGCCTGCGAGTATAGCACCGCGAAAAACGGCCCCACAATAAAGAGGACCGGGCGCCCAGGGCGATTGCATGTTGATGTCGTCGTGCCGCCGCGTCGGGGCTTGAAAGCCCCGCCTACGATCCTGCAGTCGCTGCGCGACGCCCCGGTCGCACCAGTGCCTGGCATTCCCGGCGGCCGTCGCGCAGCGACGGCGTGACTGTAGGCGGGGACTTCAGTCCCCGACCGCCCGTTCCATGATGCTTCGGGTACACCAGCGAACAGGCAATGGCCCTGACCGGGCGCCGCTGGAGCTTGCCGCACCGTCGTCAGGTGGTTGAGGGGCGGTTGTGGTTCGTGTGTGGACGAGGCCGGGGAGCGTCCCGCCTCTTGCGCGGCTTCTGTCTCCCTGGCAGTATTGCTGCAGAGAAGCGCCAGATTCGGCGGTGCGTGCGCCAGTATGTGCGCCGCCCGCCGGCGGTGCGATGATGTCCGCAAGGCAGGGTGCGGTGCATGTCGAAGCTGCTTGTTCGTCTGGCCGTCAGCGCGGGCGCGGTGTTGCTGGTCCAATGGCTGCTGGAGCAGTTCGCGCCGCCAGAGTGGCAAGTTGTGCGGGTGTCTGGCCTGGCCGTCGCGCTCCTGTTCGCGGTGGTGCTGGGTCTGTTGAACGCGATCCTCCGTCCGATCCTCCTCCTGGTCACCTGTCCGCTGAACTTCGTGACCCTTGGCCTCTTCACCTTCGTGGTGAACGCGCTCGTCTTCTGGCTGGCCGCCCGGCTCTTGTCTGACTACGGCATGAGCGTGCAAGGTTTCACCGGCGCGCTGATCGGCTCGCTGGCCGTCACCATCTGCGTCGCCGCTGCCGACAACTATCTTGAGGAGCGATGAGCCTGACTACACGGTCCCGCATCACGGTGCAACTGGCGCGATGATGCGTCTGCTGAAGCTCCTGATACCTGGCTACCGCATCAAGCGCTGGCTCGGCCTGACGTTCGTCGGGCTGGTGGTGCTGGCCCTCGGCTTCGCGTACCTCTTTGTCGAGCTGTACCGGAACGTGCCGCTCCCGTCCGAGGCAGCGTACCTGACGCTGCAGTTCTTGCCACGCTGGCTGCGCGGCCTGCTGTTTGTGCTGGCGGGCGTGGCGGTGACGGCGCTGGCCGTCGTGAAGCTGAACCGAAACCTCGCGGCGCCGCTGGCACGCCAGCAGACGGGCGTGGGCATCGTCGATACGCTGGTTGGCTATCGGCAGCGCGAGCGCGGACCGAAGATCGTCACCATCGGCGGCGGCACCGGCCTCTCGACCATGCTGCGCGGCCTCAAGAACTACTCGGCCAACATCACGGCCATCGTGACGGTGGCGGACGATGGCGGCAGCTCCGGTCGCCTGCGTCGCGACCTCGGCGTGCTGCCGCCCGGCGACTTCCGCAACTGTATCGTGGCGTTGGCCGACGCCGAGCCGTTGATGTCGCGGCTGTTCCAGTACCGCTTCGCCCAGGGGAGCGGCCTGGAAGGGCACAGCTTCGGCAACCTGTTCATCGTGGCGATGAGCGGCATCACCGGCAACTTCGAGGAGGCTATCCGTGAGGCCAGCCGGGTGCTGGCGGTCCGTGGGCAGATTATCCCGTCCACGCTGGAGAACGTCGTGCTCGGCGCGGAGCTGGCGGACGATGCCCACGTGCTTGGCGAGTCCAACATCTCGGCGGCCAACTTGCCGATCAAGCGGGTCTACCTCCAGCCGGAGCGGCCGGCCGCCTTCCCGGACGCCGTCCGCGCCATTCTGGACGCCGATATCGTGATCGTCGGGCCGGGCAGCCTCTACACCAGCATCCTGCCGAACCTGCTGGTGGACGGCATCGCCAAGGCCGTCGCCTCGACAGAAGCGCTGCGGGTGTACGTCTGTAACGTCGCGACGCAGCCGGGCGAGACGGACGAGTTCCGGGCCAGCGATCATGTCCGGGCGCTGCTCAAGCATCTTCGAGGGACGCCGATAGACGTGGTGCTGGCGAACAGCAACCACGCCGGCGCGATCAAGCCCGAGTGGAACGTGCAGCACGTCGTGGCGGACATCGACGCGATCGAGGAGATGGGCATCGACGTGGCGTTGCACGACGTGGTCGATCCGCACAACGCGCTGCGCCACAGCCCGGAGCGATTGGCGGCGGCGGTCGAGCAGGTGTACGAGCGGCGTCGGATGAACGGCAGCAGCAACGGGGCGGTGCGCTCGGCGGCAGCGGCGTCGAGCATCTGACGCTGTTGGCGCAACGGCCGACGCGGTCTGTCGTGGCCGCCGCGCGCTGGCGCACCCGTATACTACTGTCGCGCGCCTGCTGGGAGGGACGTCCTGATGAATACCTATCTCTATATCGTGCAGATCCTGGTCTCGGTCGTCCTGATCTGCGTGCTGCTGCTCCAGGCGCGCGGCTCGGGCTTTTCGGCAACCTTCAGCTCGGACTCGTCGATCTACCGCACCCGGCGCGGCGTTGAGAAGACGCTGTTCAACGTCACGATTGGGCTGGCCGTGCTGTTTGTCCTGGTCTCGATCCTGAGCGTCGCGCTTAGCACCTTCTAGCGTGCTGTCCCGGTACTTCCGGGCGGGAGCGACGCAACGGCGGTCTGCACGGCGTGTGCAGGCCGTCTCGATGTGGCCCCGGCGACCCCGGCGGTGGCCGTGGATCGTGGGCGGCGTCGGCGCGGCGCTGGTGCTGCTGCCGATCCTCTTCGTGGTCGGACTGCTGATCCTGGTGCCGCCAGCCGTCGCGCCCGATCGCTACGTTGAGGGCGTGGCCGGCGAGGCGCCGCTGCTCAACCCGATCCTGGCGCCGTACTCGCTGGCCGGCCAGGATGTGCTGCCCCTGGTCTTCTCGTCGTTGACGCGCACGGATGCCGTGGGCAACGTGACGCTCGATCTTGCCGAGCGGCTGGACGTCGAGGACGACGGGCGGGCGTACCTCGTGCGGCTGCGTGATGGCCTGCTCTGGGATGACGGCGAGCCGCTGACCGCCGCCGACGTGCAGTTCACGGTGCGGCTGGTGCAAGCGCCCGACCACCAGGGCAGCCAGGAGCTTGCCGAGTTGTGGCGAGGGATCGGGCTTGAGGTGGTCGATCCACGTACGGTGCGCTTCCGCCTGCCCACGCCGCTGGCCTCGTTTCCGGAGCACCTGACGCTGGGATTGCTCCCACGCCACGCCTTTGAGGG
This genomic stretch from Chloroflexota bacterium harbors:
- a CDS encoding 1-deoxy-D-xylulose-5-phosphate reductoisomerase; protein product: MSERKRIVILGSTGSIGRQTLDVVAWHPEQFEVVALGARSDAPLFREQVAAFRPKLAALTAGVAAADDTWTPDGTRLCLGDQSLVELATAPDVDLVVVATSGTAGLAPTVAALKLGRPVALANKEVLIMAGHLVTLLAREHNAPLIPVDSEHSAIWQCMLGETRKRVQRLILTASGGAFRDLPLADLPNVTPAQALKHPNWSMGPKITVDSATMMNKGLEVLEACWLFDMQVDDVHVVMHRESIIHSLIELVDGSMKAQMSLPDMRLPIQFALTYPDRLPAPYTPLDLVQLGSLSFGDVAQDRFRCLYLAIEAGRLGDSYPTVMNAANEVAVELFLGGGLRFDRIPCIVEEVMQRHVPIRTPSLEEVCAADAWARDAGRRVALQPA
- a CDS encoding phosphatidate cytidylyltransferase, whose protein sequence is MLRLRVLSAVIGVPVLLFVAIAGGWWFVVAVTAGATVAIFEMFSMLRGAGYRPLMPLGIGLTMALVLDALAHDAAIMPAILVVGVLIGLYQMMLRPDSSGALVDWALTLAPAIYVGGTMHYFIQLRNLPDGLFWMLTALIGTWICDIAAFFVGRRWGKARLAPRISPGKSVEGAVGGLVGAVLGIMALGPMLGGALATFGLGGPAVVGPVRLAGLGLVIGVCAIVGDLMESFIKRQCGAKDSSGLIPGHGGVLDRIDSVLLAVVGAYFYVVTTS
- a CDS encoding isoprenyl transferase; its protein translation is MATQPQTLGRPAEQLATVPHHIAIIMDGNGRWARTRGQERLLGHRAGTDNIRTIIEGCVELGVKILTLYAFSTENWRRPQEEVNGLFQILADVIDRETEDLHRNGVQLRHLGKLEGLPATLQERVRYAVDLTRDNSRLIVNVAFNYGGRDEIIEAARRMLREGLNPDDLDEKTFSSYLYTSGMRDPDLIIRTAGEMRLSNFLIWQAAYAEYWSTPLYWPDFGKEDLERAVHEFGGRERRFGSLTSVRGGLLDTD
- the frr gene encoding ribosome recycling factor, whose amino-acid sequence is MAKTLEVLHADLAAIRTGRATPSLLDKVQVDAWGSAQPIQSVATISVPEPRLLVIQPWDKSLISAIEKAIQKSDLGLNPNNDGTVIRLALPQLNEQRRNDLAKQVKKRAEESKVAVRNVRRDADNGLKKLEKDGKLSQDDLRRALDRVQKLTDGSIKQVDEAADRKEKEVKEV
- a CDS encoding UMP kinase, whose amino-acid sequence is MDASDSGPARRSGLQYRRVILKLSGEAVQGDASSPIDHDVLDYMARQVAQIVRLGVQVAVVIGGGNIWRGGVASERGMERATADYMGMLATVINGLALQASLERHGQHTRVQSAITMSEVCEPYIRRRAIRHLEKGRVVIFAAGTGNPYFSTDTTAALRAAEIGADVILMAKNRVDGVYDSDPRTNPEAQRFSRLRHMEALERGLRVMDTTALSLCMENRLPIVVFDLMNASNLERIVLGDENVGTVIS
- the tsf gene encoding translation elongation factor Ts gives rise to the protein MAVDTSKIKMLRDETGAPVMDCKRALEESGGNMDKARQWLRERGAAIAEKKAGRVASQGLVESYIHGGGRIGVIVEVNCETDFVARSDDFKKLAHDIAMQIAATNPKYVGTEEGIPDDLLPDEQPLLKQPFIRDPGQSIQQLVHEAIGKLGENIVIRRFSRFELGA
- the rpsB gene encoding 30S ribosomal protein S2, which translates into the protein MKTLLEAGVHFGHQTRRWDPKMRPFIFTERNGIHIIDLQQTVRRLEDAMTWVREFVAGGGTLMFVGTKKQAQETIEEEARRCNMPFVNRRWMGGMLTNFQTILNRIKRLEQLNQMSEEGELDKLPKKEAIKLIDEMERLERLLGGMKKQYRTPGAIFVVDPHREQIAIAEARRSEIEIVAMVDTNCNPDQIDYPIPANDDAIRAIRLLTGKIADAVLEGVAQREAASGARDAEADSAEGDDLDAKAVGGLVFTPDDFAPGESAEVSPAAEPAAEATPAAEAPAPAAVATAETPAEAPAAATNAAE
- a CDS encoding phage holin family protein, giving the protein MSKLLVRLAVSAGAVLLVQWLLEQFAPPEWQVVRVSGLAVALLFAVVLGLLNAILRPILLLVTCPLNFVTLGLFTFVVNALVFWLAARLLSDYGMSVQGFTGALIGSLAVTICVAAADNYLEER
- a CDS encoding YvcK family protein gives rise to the protein MMRLLKLLIPGYRIKRWLGLTFVGLVVLALGFAYLFVELYRNVPLPSEAAYLTLQFLPRWLRGLLFVLAGVAVTALAVVKLNRNLAAPLARQQTGVGIVDTLVGYRQRERGPKIVTIGGGTGLSTMLRGLKNYSANITAIVTVADDGGSSGRLRRDLGVLPPGDFRNCIVALADAEPLMSRLFQYRFAQGSGLEGHSFGNLFIVAMSGITGNFEEAIREASRVLAVRGQIIPSTLENVVLGAELADDAHVLGESNISAANLPIKRVYLQPERPAAFPDAVRAILDADIVIVGPGSLYTSILPNLLVDGIAKAVASTEALRVYVCNVATQPGETDEFRASDHVRALLKHLRGTPIDVVLANSNHAGAIKPEWNVQHVVADIDAIEEMGIDVALHDVVDPHNALRHSPERLAAAVEQVYERRRMNGSSNGAVRSAAAASSI
- the secG gene encoding preprotein translocase subunit SecG, with the translated sequence MNTYLYIVQILVSVVLICVLLLQARGSGFSATFSSDSSIYRTRRGVEKTLFNVTIGLAVLFVLVSILSVALSTF